One Pseudomonas sp. MH9.2 DNA segment encodes these proteins:
- a CDS encoding peptidoglycan DD-metalloendopeptidase family protein: MSLTVIRQCMSIASFQRLVIGIALGIFLAGCSSTPSGGVRVVDRNKTAPQRQAVTTGQYVVRRSDTLFSIAFRYGWDWKALAERNQIPAPYTIHPGQTIRFDGRSSSAPTSVASTSDVAPSGSIKTTVISRPIGVVPVIVPAPAGTPATTPIQAVGRSPAGWAWPSNGILIGKFSSNGSLNKGIDIAGDLGQPVLAASDGSVVYAGSGLRGYGELVIIKHSDTYVSAYGHNRRLLVREGQQVKVGQTIAEMGSTGTDRVKLHFEIRRQGKPVDPLEFLPRR; the protein is encoded by the coding sequence GTGAGTCTCACAGTCATTCGACAGTGTATGTCCATAGCAAGCTTTCAGCGCCTGGTGATTGGCATTGCCCTCGGTATATTTCTGGCCGGCTGCTCCAGCACGCCTTCTGGAGGGGTGAGGGTTGTCGATCGTAACAAGACGGCGCCCCAACGGCAGGCGGTTACGACCGGGCAGTACGTGGTGCGGCGTAGCGATACCCTGTTCTCTATTGCATTTCGTTACGGTTGGGACTGGAAAGCGCTGGCCGAACGCAATCAGATTCCTGCTCCCTATACCATCCACCCGGGGCAGACAATTCGCTTTGATGGCCGGTCAAGTTCCGCGCCGACGTCAGTCGCTTCCACATCCGATGTAGCCCCTTCCGGTTCGATCAAAACGACAGTGATCTCTCGCCCTATCGGGGTTGTCCCGGTAATCGTTCCTGCTCCTGCCGGGACTCCTGCGACAACGCCGATACAGGCTGTAGGACGTTCACCCGCGGGTTGGGCGTGGCCATCTAATGGCATTTTGATAGGTAAATTTTCTTCAAACGGTAGTTTGAATAAAGGAATTGATATCGCTGGGGATTTGGGACAGCCTGTTTTGGCTGCGTCTGATGGTTCGGTGGTGTACGCCGGGAGTGGCTTGCGGGGCTACGGCGAGTTAGTAATCATCAAACACAGCGACACCTACGTCAGTGCTTACGGACATAACCGTAGGCTGTTGGTTCGGGAGGGGCAGCAGGTCAAGGTCGGACAGACAATTGCTGAAATGGGGTCAACGGGGACTGACCGGGTGAAACTGCATTTTGAGATTCGCCGTCAAGGTAAACCTGTAGATCCTCTGGAATTCCTGCCACGTCGTTGA
- a CDS encoding protein-L-isoaspartate(D-aspartate) O-methyltransferase, with product MTSQRTRERLIQRLYEEGLSNAQVLEVIRRTPRHLFVDEALAHRAYEDTALPIGHNQTISQPYMVARMSELLLEAGPLDKVLEIGTGSGYQTAVLAQLVERVFSVERIKVLQDRAKERLVELNLRNVVFRWGDGWEGWPALAPYNGIIVTAVATDVPQALLDQLAPGGRLVIPVGSGEVQQLMLIIREENGFSRHVLGAVRFVPLLNGPLA from the coding sequence ATGACCTCCCAACGCACCCGCGAGCGTTTGATTCAACGTTTGTACGAAGAAGGCCTGTCCAACGCTCAGGTGCTGGAAGTGATCCGGCGAACGCCACGGCATTTGTTCGTTGATGAGGCGCTGGCACACCGTGCCTACGAAGACACCGCATTACCGATTGGCCATAACCAGACCATTTCCCAGCCATACATGGTTGCGCGAATGAGCGAGCTGCTACTGGAAGCCGGTCCTCTGGACAAGGTGCTGGAGATAGGCACCGGCTCGGGTTATCAGACCGCAGTCCTGGCGCAACTGGTGGAGCGGGTTTTTTCGGTGGAGCGCATCAAGGTTTTGCAGGACCGCGCCAAGGAGCGACTGGTCGAGCTGAATCTGCGCAATGTGGTCTTTCGCTGGGGCGATGGCTGGGAAGGCTGGCCTGCTCTGGCGCCTTACAACGGCATCATAGTGACTGCAGTGGCGACCGATGTTCCGCAGGCCTTGCTTGATCAATTGGCGCCGGGTGGACGCTTGGTCATTCCGGTCGGCTCAGGCGAGGTCCAGCAATTGATGTTGATCATCCGCGAGGAGAATGGTTTTTCCCGTCATGTGCTGGGCGCGGTGCGATTCGTGCCCTTGCTCAATGGGCCACTGGCGTGA
- the surE gene encoding 5'/3'-nucleotidase SurE produces the protein MRILISNDDGVTTPGLAALHAALTGYGECVVIAPDQDKSGASSSLTLDRPLHAHTLANGFISLNGTPTDCVHLGLNGLLDLQPDMVVSGINLGANLGDDVLYSGTVAAALEGRFLKRPSFAFSLLSRLVDNLPTAAHFARMLVEAHEQLDLPPRTVLNVNIPNLPLEHIRGIQLTRLGHRARAAAPVKVVDPRGKVGYWIAAAGDVEDGGPGTDFHAVMQGYVSITPLQLDRTYQDGFSSLNGWLEGLG, from the coding sequence ATGCGCATTCTGATTTCTAACGATGATGGGGTTACGACACCGGGTTTGGCTGCGCTTCATGCAGCGTTGACGGGCTATGGGGAGTGCGTGGTCATTGCCCCTGATCAAGACAAAAGCGGTGCAAGCAGCTCTCTGACGCTTGATCGCCCGCTTCACGCCCACACGTTGGCCAACGGCTTCATCAGCCTGAACGGTACGCCAACCGATTGCGTGCATCTTGGGCTCAACGGGCTTCTTGATCTGCAGCCGGACATGGTTGTCTCGGGCATCAATCTGGGGGCCAACCTCGGCGATGATGTGCTGTATTCCGGCACGGTGGCCGCCGCGCTGGAGGGGCGATTTCTCAAGCGCCCGTCGTTTGCGTTCTCATTGTTATCGCGTCTGGTAGACAACCTGCCGACGGCCGCGCACTTTGCCCGCATGCTGGTCGAAGCCCATGAACAGCTCGACCTGCCGCCGCGCACGGTGCTAAACGTCAACATCCCGAACCTTCCGCTTGAGCATATCCGCGGTATTCAACTGACCCGCCTGGGGCATCGCGCCCGCGCGGCTGCTCCGGTCAAGGTTGTCGATCCGCGTGGCAAGGTCGGCTATTGGATTGCAGCGGCAGGCGATGTTGAAGACGGCGGACCAGGGACCGATTTTCACGCGGTCATGCAAGGATACGTGTCGATCACCCCGCTGCAGCTGGACCGAACCTATCAGGACGGTTTCAGCAGCCTCAACGGCTGGCTAGAGGGGCTCGGTTGA
- the truD gene encoding tRNA pseudouridine(13) synthase TruD: MTELELLGPRAYGDALGTAVLKATAEDFQVDEVLDIPLSGDGEHLWLWVEKRGLNTEEAARRLARAAGVPLRTVSYAGLKDRQALTRQWFSLHLPGKADPDLSAAQDDTLKILKIGRHKRKLNRGAHAANGFTLRLTQLQADHVALQARLELIASHGIPNYFGAQRFGWQGGNLGEAREYASRQALPEQRNVRSRLLSTARSYLFNQVLAARVADGSWQRAQVGDLLAFTDSRSFFPAGEAECSDPRLAILDLHPTGPQWGEGDSPATGVTGMLEQAVADREPALRDWLIKAGMEHERRILRLPIGGLTWHYPEPDILQLEFVLPAGCFATVLVRELVDLVAVGQTDSSCAF, encoded by the coding sequence ATGACGGAACTCGAATTGCTTGGCCCGCGCGCCTACGGTGACGCCTTGGGTACTGCGGTACTCAAAGCCACGGCCGAAGATTTCCAGGTCGATGAAGTCCTGGATATTCCGTTGTCCGGCGACGGAGAGCATCTGTGGCTATGGGTCGAGAAGCGAGGCCTGAACACCGAAGAAGCGGCCCGCCGCCTGGCGCGTGCTGCCGGTGTGCCGTTGCGAACCGTCAGTTATGCGGGCTTGAAGGATCGTCAGGCGTTGACGCGACAGTGGTTCAGCTTGCACTTGCCGGGCAAGGCTGACCCTGATCTGTCAGCGGCTCAGGACGATACCCTGAAAATCCTGAAGATTGGCCGTCATAAACGCAAACTGAATCGCGGCGCTCACGCGGCCAATGGCTTTACCTTGCGCCTGACCCAGTTGCAGGCGGATCACGTGGCCTTGCAGGCGCGCCTCGAATTGATCGCCAGCCACGGCATCCCCAATTATTTTGGTGCCCAGCGCTTCGGTTGGCAGGGCGGTAATCTGGGCGAAGCCCGTGAGTACGCATCGCGCCAGGCATTGCCGGAACAACGCAATGTGCGTTCGCGGCTGTTGTCGACGGCTCGCAGCTATCTGTTCAATCAGGTGTTGGCGGCGCGAGTGGCGGATGGCAGTTGGCAGCGGGCGCAAGTGGGCGATCTGCTGGCGTTCACTGATAGTCGCAGCTTTTTCCCTGCTGGCGAGGCTGAATGCAGCGATCCTCGTCTGGCTATTCTTGACCTGCACCCGACCGGGCCGCAGTGGGGCGAGGGTGATTCGCCTGCGACCGGCGTCACGGGCATGCTTGAACAAGCCGTCGCTGATCGCGAACCCGCGTTGCGCGATTGGCTGATCAAAGCAGGCATGGAACATGAACGTCGTATCCTGCGGCTGCCCATTGGTGGATTGACGTGGCATTATCCCGAGCCTGACATTCTGCAATTAGAATTCGTCCTTCCGGCCGGATGCTTCGCCACCGTATTGGTGCGTGAACTCGTCGATCTGGTGGCGGTGGGGCAGACGGACAGCTCATGCGCATTCTGA
- the ispF gene encoding 2-C-methyl-D-erythritol 2,4-cyclodiphosphate synthase: MRIGHGYDVHRFAEGDFITLGGVRIAHGFGLLAHSDGDVLLHALSDALLGAAALGDIGRHFPDTDPQFKGADSRALLRHVVTLVNNKGWKVGNIDATIVAQAPKMAPHIESMRALIAADLHVELDQVNVKATTTEKLGFVGREEGIAVHAVALLLSA, translated from the coding sequence ATGCGTATTGGCCACGGCTACGATGTGCACCGTTTCGCTGAAGGCGATTTCATCACCTTGGGTGGCGTGCGGATCGCGCACGGCTTCGGGCTGCTCGCCCATTCCGATGGCGACGTGCTGCTGCATGCACTCAGCGATGCCTTGCTCGGCGCGGCCGCGTTGGGGGATATCGGCAGGCATTTCCCGGACACGGACCCGCAATTCAAGGGCGCAGACAGTCGCGCCTTGTTGCGTCACGTGGTCACATTGGTCAATAACAAAGGCTGGAAAGTCGGCAACATCGACGCCACCATTGTTGCCCAGGCACCGAAAATGGCCCCGCATATCGAATCGATGCGCGCGCTGATTGCCGCGGATCTTCACGTCGAGTTGGATCAAGTGAACGTAAAAGCTACCACCACTGAAAAACTTGGCTTCGTTGGCCGTGAAGAAGGCATCGCGGTTCATGCTGTCGCCTTGTTGCTCTCGGCATGA
- the fghA gene encoding S-formylglutathione hydrolase, protein MSLENLSCQKSFGGWHKRYKHHSDVLGCDMVFAVYLPPQAEQGGKLPVVYWLSGLTCTDENFMHKAGAQRIAAELGLIIVAPDTSPRGPDVPGDLDGAWDFGLGAGFYLNATQQPWAKNYRMHDYVVNELPALVEAHFPASDRRGISGHSMGGHGALVCALRNPGRYQSVSAFSPISNPMDCPWGQKAFSRYLGDERSRWREWDASVLIAEASEKLPILVDQGDRDDFLANQLMPEALVQAAKSARHPLTLRMQPGYDHSYFFIASFIEDHLRHHGVALSG, encoded by the coding sequence ATGAGCCTGGAAAACCTGTCCTGCCAGAAAAGCTTCGGTGGCTGGCACAAGCGTTACAAGCATCACTCCGATGTGCTCGGCTGCGACATGGTGTTTGCCGTTTACCTGCCACCGCAAGCGGAGCAGGGCGGTAAATTGCCGGTGGTGTACTGGCTGTCTGGATTGACCTGTACCGATGAAAATTTCATGCATAAGGCAGGGGCACAAAGGATCGCGGCCGAGCTGGGTTTGATTATCGTCGCCCCCGACACCAGCCCGCGCGGGCCGGATGTACCGGGTGATCTGGATGGTGCATGGGATTTTGGGCTGGGTGCCGGCTTTTATCTGAACGCCACCCAGCAACCATGGGCGAAGAACTACCGCATGCATGACTATGTGGTGAACGAGCTGCCGGCACTGGTCGAGGCGCATTTTCCGGCCTCGGACCGGCGTGGAATCAGTGGTCACTCCATGGGTGGACACGGGGCATTGGTGTGCGCTTTGCGTAATCCGGGGCGCTATCAATCAGTGTCAGCTTTTTCGCCGATCAGCAATCCGATGGACTGCCCATGGGGCCAGAAGGCTTTTTCCCGTTACCTTGGGGATGAGCGTTCGCGCTGGCGCGAATGGGATGCGAGTGTGTTGATCGCCGAGGCTTCGGAAAAATTGCCGATCCTCGTCGATCAGGGTGATCGTGATGATTTCCTCGCCAATCAGCTTATGCCTGAGGCGCTGGTGCAGGCGGCAAAATCTGCTCGGCATCCACTCACCTTGCGTATGCAGCCCGGTTACGACCACAGCTATTTCTTCATCGCGAGCTTTATCGAAGATCACTTACGTCATCATGGGGTCGCTCTAAGCGGCTAA
- a CDS encoding S-(hydroxymethyl)glutathione dehydrogenase/class III alcohol dehydrogenase: protein MIKSRAAVAFEAKKPLEIVEVDVAMPKAGEVLLRVVASGVCHTDAYTLSGADPEGIFPSILGHEGGAIVEAIGEGVTSVAVGDHVIPLYTPECRKCKFCLSGKTNLCQAIRATQGKGLMPDGTSRFSYKGQTIFHYMGTSTFSEYTVLPEISVAKISKDAPLEKVCLLGCGVTTGIGAVLNTAKVKPGDTVAIFGLGGIGLSAVIGAVKAKAGRIIAIDINPSKFEIAKQLGATDCINPKDYDRPIQDVIVDLTDGGVDFSFECIGNVQLMRAALECCHKGWGESVIIGVAGAGQEISTRPFQLVTGRVWRGSAFGGVRGRTELPSYVDMAQKGEIPLDTFITHTMGLEDINKAFELMHEGKSIRTVIHF, encoded by the coding sequence ATGATCAAGTCACGTGCTGCCGTTGCCTTTGAAGCCAAGAAACCGCTCGAAATCGTTGAAGTCGATGTCGCGATGCCCAAGGCCGGTGAAGTGCTGCTGCGGGTCGTCGCTTCCGGTGTGTGTCACACCGATGCCTACACCTTGTCTGGCGCTGACCCGGAAGGCATCTTCCCTTCGATCCTCGGTCATGAAGGTGGTGCAATCGTCGAAGCAATCGGCGAAGGCGTGACCTCAGTTGCAGTCGGTGATCATGTGATCCCGCTGTACACCCCGGAATGCCGTAAATGCAAATTCTGCCTGTCGGGCAAGACCAACCTGTGCCAAGCCATTCGCGCCACTCAGGGCAAAGGTTTGATGCCGGATGGTACGTCGCGCTTCTCTTATAAAGGCCAGACGATTTTCCATTACATGGGCACCTCGACCTTCTCCGAATACACCGTATTACCGGAAATATCGGTCGCGAAAATATCCAAAGACGCGCCGCTGGAAAAAGTCTGCCTGCTCGGTTGCGGCGTCACTACCGGGATTGGTGCGGTACTGAACACCGCGAAAGTCAAACCGGGCGACACCGTGGCGATCTTTGGTCTGGGTGGGATCGGTTTGTCAGCGGTGATTGGCGCGGTCAAGGCCAAGGCCGGGCGCATCATCGCCATCGACATCAATCCCTCCAAGTTTGAAATCGCCAAACAACTGGGCGCTACCGACTGCATCAACCCTAAGGATTACGATCGCCCGATTCAGGACGTGATCGTTGATCTCACTGACGGCGGTGTGGATTTCTCCTTCGAGTGCATCGGCAACGTGCAACTCATGCGTGCGGCGCTTGAGTGCTGCCACAAAGGTTGGGGTGAGTCGGTGATCATTGGCGTGGCTGGCGCCGGTCAGGAAATTTCAACCCGACCTTTCCAACTGGTCACCGGGCGCGTCTGGCGCGGCTCGGCGTTTGGCGGTGTACGGGGTCGCACTGAATTGCCGAGCTATGTCGACATGGCACAGAAGGGCGAAATCCCGTTGGATACTTTCATCACCCACACCATGGGCCTGGAAGACATCAATAAGGCTTTCGAGCTGATGCATGAAGGCAAGAGCATTCGCACCGTCATCCATTTCTGA
- a CDS encoding LysR substrate-binding domain-containing protein yields MYANRWEGLDEFVAVAECGQFTAAAERLGVSSSHISRQIARLEERLQTRLLYRSTRRVALTEAGQTFLQHCQRLQDGREEALRAIGDLTSEPKGLLRMTCAVAYGERFITPLVTGFMMLYPQLRVDIELSNRTLDLVHEGLDLAIRLGRLQDSRLIATRLAPRRMYLCASPSYLERYGRPHSLSELNRHNCLIGSSDTWQLQQNGREFSQRVQGNWRCNSGQAVLDAALQGIGLCQLPDYYVLEHLNSGALISLLDAHQPPNTAVWALYPQQRHLSPKVRKLVEHLKAGLALCKEYRD; encoded by the coding sequence ATGTACGCCAATCGCTGGGAAGGGCTGGATGAGTTTGTGGCGGTGGCTGAATGCGGGCAGTTCACCGCTGCGGCAGAACGCTTGGGCGTTTCGTCATCACACATCAGCCGACAGATCGCCAGGCTCGAAGAGCGCCTGCAAACCCGGCTGCTGTATCGCAGCACCCGACGCGTAGCCTTGACCGAAGCCGGGCAGACATTTCTTCAGCACTGTCAGCGCCTGCAAGATGGGCGCGAAGAAGCACTGCGCGCGATAGGCGACCTCACCAGCGAACCTAAAGGCCTGCTGCGCATGACCTGCGCCGTGGCGTATGGAGAACGCTTCATTACACCGCTAGTGACCGGCTTCATGATGCTGTATCCACAATTGCGCGTGGATATCGAGCTGAGCAACCGCACGCTGGACCTGGTGCATGAAGGCCTCGATCTGGCGATTCGCCTGGGTCGTCTGCAAGACTCAAGACTGATTGCTACCCGCTTGGCGCCTCGGCGCATGTACCTGTGCGCATCGCCCTCTTACCTTGAGCGTTATGGGCGACCGCACAGCCTGTCGGAATTGAACCGTCACAACTGCTTGATCGGTAGTAGCGACACGTGGCAACTGCAGCAAAATGGTCGGGAATTCTCGCAACGGGTTCAAGGCAACTGGCGCTGCAACAGCGGGCAGGCCGTGCTCGACGCGGCGCTGCAGGGGATCGGATTGTGTCAGTTGCCGGACTACTACGTGCTTGAACACCTGAACAGTGGCGCGTTGATTTCGCTGCTGGACGCTCATCAACCCCCCAACACGGCGGTCTGGGCACTTTATCCACAGCAACGGCATCTGTCGCCCAAGGTGCGCAAGTTGGTCGAGCATTTGAAAGCCGGGTTGGCGCTGTGTAAAGAGTATCGCGATTAA
- the ispD gene encoding 2-C-methyl-D-erythritol 4-phosphate cytidylyltransferase, whose amino-acid sequence MTSVLPAFWAVIPAAGVGARMAADRPKQYLQLGGLTILEHSLNCFLDHPQLKGLVISLAVDDPYWPTLACSADSRIQRVAGGRERADSVLNALLHLHAQGAHDDDWVLVHDAARPNLSRGDLDTLLYELADDPVGGLLAVPARDTLKRADSNGRVTETVDRSLIWQAYTPQMFRLGALHRALADSLVSDVSITDEASAIEWAGQSPRLIEGRSDNIKVTRPEDLEWLRQRRDFKG is encoded by the coding sequence ATGACATCTGTTCTACCTGCCTTCTGGGCAGTGATTCCTGCCGCGGGCGTTGGCGCTCGCATGGCGGCTGACCGGCCCAAGCAGTACCTGCAACTGGGCGGACTCACTATTCTCGAACACAGCCTTAATTGTTTTCTCGATCACCCCCAACTCAAGGGACTGGTGATCAGCCTGGCTGTGGATGATCCCTATTGGCCGACCCTGGCATGCTCTGCTGACTCGCGGATCCAGCGCGTGGCGGGCGGGCGGGAGCGGGCAGACTCAGTGCTCAATGCGCTGTTGCATCTCCACGCGCAAGGCGCTCATGACGATGACTGGGTGCTGGTTCACGATGCGGCTCGTCCGAATCTATCGCGCGGAGACTTGGACACGCTGCTGTACGAATTGGCTGACGATCCTGTCGGTGGTCTGTTGGCCGTTCCGGCTCGCGACACACTCAAGCGCGCGGACAGTAATGGGCGCGTCACGGAAACTGTTGATCGCAGCTTGATCTGGCAGGCCTATACGCCGCAGATGTTCCGCCTCGGCGCACTGCACCGTGCCTTGGCTGACAGTCTGGTATCGGATGTCAGTATCACCGATGAAGCCTCCGCCATCGAATGGGCAGGTCAGTCTCCCAGGCTGATCGAGGGGCGTTCAGACAACATCAAGGTGACGCGCCCCGAAGACCTAGAATGGCTGCGTCAACGTCGAGACTTCAAAGGTTGA
- the ftsB gene encoding cell division protein FtsB, giving the protein MRSPNWLFLILLLLLAGLQYRLWVGNGSLAQVASLTQQIADQHAENDTLLERNRVLDAEVLELKKGLETVEERARHELGMVKDGETLYQLAQ; this is encoded by the coding sequence ATGCGCAGTCCTAACTGGTTGTTCCTCATCTTGCTTCTGCTGCTGGCCGGCCTGCAGTATCGCCTTTGGGTGGGCAACGGAAGCCTGGCGCAAGTGGCCAGTCTGACCCAGCAAATCGCTGATCAGCATGCTGAAAACGATACGCTACTGGAACGCAACCGGGTTCTTGATGCGGAAGTGCTTGAGCTGAAAAAAGGCCTGGAGACCGTTGAAGAGCGGGCGCGTCACGAATTGGGCATGGTCAAGGACGGCGAAACCCTTTATCAGTTGGCCCAATGA
- the eno gene encoding phosphopyruvate hydratase, translating to MAKIVDIKGREVLDSRGNPTVEADVLLDNGIIGSACAPSGASTGSREALELRDGDKGRYLGKGVLKAVANINGPIRSLLLGKDPLDQQALDRAMIALDGTENKASLGANAILAVSLAAAKAAAQDQDLPLYAHIANLNGTPGVYSMPVPMMNIINGGEHADNNIDIQEFMVQPVGAKTFSEALRMGTEIFHHLKAVLKARGLNTAVGDEGGFAPNLASNEDALGAIAEAVANAGYALGTDVTLALDCAASEFYEDGKYDLAGEGQKFDSAGFADYLAGLVSRYPIISIEDGMDESDWAGWKVLTDKLGEKVQLVGDDLFVTNTKILKEGIDKKIGNSILIKFNQIGTLTETLEAIQMAKAAGYTAVISHRSGETEDSTIADLAVGTAAGQIKTGSLSRSDRIAKYNQLLRIEEQLGAKAVYNGRGEFRG from the coding sequence ATGGCAAAAATCGTCGACATCAAAGGTCGTGAAGTTCTCGACTCCCGTGGCAATCCCACCGTGGAAGCAGATGTGCTCCTCGATAACGGTATCATCGGCAGTGCCTGCGCGCCGTCCGGTGCTTCCACTGGCTCGCGTGAGGCGCTCGAGCTGCGTGATGGCGACAAGGGTCGTTACCTTGGCAAAGGTGTTCTCAAGGCTGTAGCTAACATCAATGGCCCGATCCGCAGCCTGTTGCTGGGCAAGGATCCGCTGGACCAGCAAGCGCTGGACCGTGCCATGATCGCCCTGGACGGGACCGAAAACAAAGCCAGCCTGGGCGCTAATGCGATCCTGGCTGTGTCGCTGGCCGCAGCCAAAGCTGCCGCTCAGGATCAGGATCTGCCGCTGTACGCGCACATCGCCAACCTCAACGGCACGCCGGGTGTGTACTCAATGCCGGTGCCGATGATGAACATCATCAACGGTGGCGAGCATGCCGATAACAACATCGATATCCAGGAGTTCATGGTGCAGCCGGTTGGCGCCAAGACCTTCTCCGAAGCGCTGCGCATGGGCACCGAAATTTTCCATCATCTGAAAGCTGTGCTCAAAGCCCGTGGCTTGAACACTGCTGTCGGCGATGAAGGCGGTTTCGCACCGAACCTGGCTTCGAACGAAGACGCCTTGGGTGCTATCGCTGAAGCGGTGGCCAACGCCGGTTACGCGCTAGGCACCGACGTGACCCTGGCGCTGGACTGCGCGGCCAGCGAATTCTACGAAGACGGCAAATACGATCTGGCTGGCGAAGGTCAGAAGTTCGACTCGGCGGGTTTCGCTGATTACCTGGCCGGTCTTGTCAGCCGTTATCCGATCATCTCCATCGAAGATGGCATGGACGAGTCCGATTGGGCTGGCTGGAAAGTTCTGACCGACAAACTGGGTGAGAAAGTGCAATTGGTTGGCGACGACCTGTTTGTGACCAACACCAAGATTCTCAAAGAAGGCATCGATAAAAAGATCGGCAACTCGATCTTGATCAAGTTCAACCAGATCGGCACCCTGACCGAAACCCTGGAAGCCATTCAGATGGCCAAGGCAGCGGGTTATACGGCTGTCATCTCGCACCGCTCCGGCGAAACCGAGGACTCGACCATTGCCGATCTGGCTGTCGGTACGGCCGCAGGTCAGATCAAAACCGGTTCTCTGAGCCGTTCTGATCGCATCGCCAAGTACAACCAACTGCTGCGTATCGAAGAGCAATTGGGCGCCAAGGCTGTATACAACGGTCGTGGTGAGTTTCGCGGCTGA
- the kdsA gene encoding 3-deoxy-8-phosphooctulonate synthase yields the protein MAQKIIRVGAIEIANDKPFVLFGGMNVLESRDMAMQVCEEYVRVTEKLGIPYVFKASFDKANRSSVTSYRGPGLEEGMRIFEEIKKTFGVPLITDVHEPEQAAVVAEVCDIIQLPAFLSRQTDLVVAMAKTGAVINIKKAQFLAPQEMKHILAKCEEAGNDQLILCERGSSFGYNNLVVDMLGFGIMKQFEYPVFFDVTHALQMPGGRSDSAGGRRAQVLDLAKAGLSQSLAGLFLEAHPDPDNAKCDGPCALRLDKLEPFLAQLKALDELVKSFPTVETA from the coding sequence ATGGCGCAAAAGATCATCCGTGTAGGCGCGATCGAGATTGCCAACGACAAGCCGTTTGTCTTGTTTGGTGGCATGAACGTGCTGGAATCGCGGGACATGGCCATGCAGGTCTGCGAAGAGTACGTAAGGGTCACCGAAAAGCTCGGTATCCCTTACGTGTTCAAGGCCAGTTTCGACAAGGCCAATCGTTCGTCCGTGACCTCTTACCGTGGCCCAGGCCTGGAAGAGGGCATGCGGATTTTTGAAGAGATCAAAAAGACCTTTGGTGTACCGCTGATCACGGATGTGCACGAACCTGAGCAAGCTGCGGTAGTGGCTGAGGTTTGCGACATCATCCAATTGCCGGCGTTTTTATCGCGGCAGACCGATCTGGTCGTGGCAATGGCCAAGACCGGTGCGGTGATCAACATCAAGAAAGCCCAGTTTCTCGCCCCTCAGGAAATGAAACATATCCTGGCCAAGTGCGAAGAAGCCGGGAATGATCAATTGATTCTGTGCGAGCGTGGTTCCAGCTTCGGTTACAACAACCTGGTCGTGGACATGCTCGGCTTCGGCATCATGAAGCAGTTCGAGTATCCGGTATTCTTCGACGTGACTCATGCCTTGCAAATGCCAGGTGGTCGCTCCGATTCTGCTGGTGGTCGTCGGGCTCAGGTCCTCGATCTGGCCAAGGCCGGTCTCAGCCAGAGTCTGGCCGGGTTGTTCCTCGAAGCGCATCCGGATCCGGATAACGCAAAATGCGATGGTCCTTGCGCCTTGCGTCTGGACAAGCTCGAGCCATTCCTGGCTCAGCTCAAGGCACTGGATGAACTTGTGAAAAGTTTTCCGACGGTAGAGACCGCGTAA